A single window of Gambusia affinis linkage group LG18, SWU_Gaff_1.0, whole genome shotgun sequence DNA harbors:
- the LOC122821054 gene encoding fibrinogen alpha chain — MNRMQRCSTGSHLSLCSDDDWVSKCPSGCRLQGLMSEMESDVEQKLQMFCQKSSVYETAMEKSMTEMTHIYNSNRRVMVNRYISEQKFVESADKLAKKLRELRQRSRFLAQKIKELRGHVGKQVEELHRTEVDVDMKLRTCQGSCRSALPFSVNHHDYQTLQTDLKQKTKPATPPQNIPRVTLQPANVGPPPPAEYRKIPTVQKELLTQFEDIEQKCIVLVDQSDEENPLRAAGSNLEPTAEAESL, encoded by the exons ATGAACAGGATGCAACGGTGCTCGACTGGATCACATCTCTCTCTGTGTTCAGATGATGATTGG GTCTCCAAATGCCCGTCTGGCTGCAGACTGCAGGGTTTGATGTCAGAAATGGAAAGTGACGTggaacaaaaactgcagatgttCTGTCAAAAGTCAAGTGTTTATGAAACCGCAATGGAGAAGTCCATGACGGAGATGACGCACATCTACAACTCTAACCGCAGAGTCATGGTCAACAGATACA tttccGAACAGAAGTTTGTGGAAAGTGCCGACAAACTGGCCAAGAAGCTCAGAGAACTACGACAGCGATCACGATTTCTGGCCCAGAAGATAAAGGAGTTGCGCGGCCATGTGGGGAAAcaggtggaggagctgcatcGAACTGAG GTGGATGTAGACATGAAGCTAAGGACCTGCCAGGGAAGCTGCCGGTCGGCGCTGCCGTTCAGCGTCAATCACCACGACTACCAGACTCTTCAAACGgacctgaaacagaaaaccaaacccGCCACGCCTCCCCAGAACATTCCCAGAGTGACGCTGCAGCCGGCGAACGTCGGGCCGCCGCCGCCAGCAGAGTACAGAAAGATCCCGACGGTCCAGAAGGAGCTGCTGACGCAGTTTGAAGACATTGAACAGAAGTGTATTGTTCTGGTGGATCAGTCAGACGAGGAGAACCCACTCAGAGCTGCAGGTTCTAATCTGGAACCAACAGCTGAGGCTGAATCGTTGTAA
- the fga gene encoding fibrinogen alpha chain, whose protein sequence is MFLVSQRFNKQNQQDSKDPTAGLQEHSGSSERKNDRRMKKLSLLLCLVSVAVTQATLLDPRGARPVEPATKDEKCATQREWPACSDDDWYSKCPSGCRIQGLMDKKDHELLKKIAKIRSLLDQHKARHRSVDLVSKQTYDILTEKLTLNSGNDNMYYNLAQTLRQRITEMKVRIDRQQKALAALKSRVKDQVVEMQRLEVDIDMKLRSCKGSCGAHTVYQVDRDSYVTLNKQVNQLDAQVAQSVETVGTLYVMKSRPLQNVIVDSRFKSKDAAAQRREDLFSQVNTVQFILEEEGSSSSPATVSKVPGTSHSTSPPSLSSSSGSSSKSITELSGRGDSTGHLGQPSVSLSTKTISCTKTIRRTVVHTKDGPVERVEEVGGGPECDGMGGFTKGGMGSLFPTLTGSSSSSSFSSSSSSSSSSSFHSGGSKGSILADSKSGLNPFEADFGAFMTDNTEDDVPDFHARSVKSTVVDRQAGFVGTDCVDSYQKHLKGEANGLFRIKPAGSAAAVEVYCQQEGIMGGWLLVQQRESGSVSFNRTWAEYRDGFGSVDALGKGEFWLGNQNLHLLTNQGETMLKVELEDWEGGVATAEYTVRVGTEDDGFPLQASGYTGDAGDALASHSGVKFSTFDKDNDGSGENCAEAYGGGWWYNSCQAANLNGIYHKGTYDPETNTPYKTANGVVWPTFKPATYSLKAARMFIRPATF, encoded by the exons ATGTTTCTGGTGAGTCAGAGGttcaacaaacagaaccagcaggatTCAAAAGATCCGACTGCCGGGCTGCAGGAACATTCAGGATCTTCAGAGAGGAAGAACGACAGAAGGATGAAGAAGCTCAGTTTACTGCTCTGTCTGGTTTCTGTGGCCGTAACACAG GCTACGTTGTTGGACCCGAGAGGAGCCCGTCCGGTGGAACCGGCCACCAAAGACGAGAAATGTGCCACCCAGAGAGAGTGGCCTGCCTGCTCAGACGACGACTGG TACTCAAAATGCCCGTCGGGCTGCAGGATTCAGGGCCTGATGGATAAAAAGGACCAtgagctgctgaagaagatCGCGAAGATCCGCAGCCTGCTGGATCAGCACAAGGCCCGGCACCGCTCCGTGGACCTGGTGTCCAAGCAGACCTACGACATCCTGACGGAGAAACTCACCCTGAACTCCG GAAATGACAACATGTACTACAACCTGGCCCAGACGCTGCGTCAGCGGATCACTGAGATGAAGGTCCGGATCGACAGGCAGCAGAAAGCTCTGGCCGCGCTGAAGAGTCGGGTCAAAGACCAGGTGGTGGAAATGCAGAGACTGGAG GTGGATATTGACATGAAGCTGCGCTCCTGCAAGGGATCCTGCGGCGCCCACACCGTGTACCAGGTGGACCGGGACAGCTACGTGACTCTGAACAAACAG GTGAACCAGCTGGACGCCCAGGTGGCCCAGAGCGTGGAAACGGTGGGGACGCTGTACGTGATGAAGAGCCGGCCGCTGCAGAACGTGATCGTCGACTCCAGGTTCAAATCCAAGGACGCGGCGGCTCAGCGGAGGGAGGACCTGTTCTCTCAG GTGAATACTGTTCAGTTCATCCTGGAGGAGGAAGGCTCCAGCTCATCTCCAGCCACCGTCTCCAAGGTCCCAGGTACTTCCCACTCAACGTCTCCCCCCtcactctcctcctcctccggaTCCTCGTCTAAATCCATCACGGAGCTCTCAGGACGCGGCGACAGCACAGGACACCTGGGCCAGCCCAGCGTCAGCCTGAGCACCAAAACCATCAGCTGCACCAAAACCATCAGGAGGACGGTCGTCCACACCAAAGACGGGCCGGTGGAGCGGGTGGAGGAAGTGGGCGGCGGACCCGAATGTGACGGGATGGGTGGCTTCACAAAGGGTGGGATGGGCTCCTTGTTCCCAACGCTCACCGGGtcgtcctcctcttcatccttctcttcatcctcctcttcttcctcctcttcatccttcCACTCCGGTGGATCCAAGGGAAGCATATTGGCGGATTCTAAATCCGGGTTGAACCCGTTCGAAGCCGACTTCGGCGCGTTCATGACCGACAACACAGAGGACGACGTTCCTGATTTCCATGCTCGCAGTGTGAAGAGCACGGTTGTGGATCGGCAGGCGGGCTTTGTAGGAACAG ATTGCGTCGACTCCTACCAGAAGCACCTGAAAGGTGAAGCGAACGGTCTTTTTAGGATCAAACCTGCCGGCTCCGCGGCGGCCGTGGAGGTCTACTGCCAGCAGGAGGGCATAATGGGCGGGTGGTTGTTagtccagcagagagagagCGGCTCCGTCAGCTTCAACCGCACCTGGGCCGAGTACCGCGACGGCTTCGGCTCGGTGGACGCTCTGGGGAAGGGGGAGTTCTGGCTGGGCAACCAGAACCTCCACCTGCTGACCAACCAGGGGGAAACCATGCTGAAGGTGGAGCTGGAAGACTGGGAGGGGGGCGTAGCCACGGCTGAGTACACGGTTAGGGTGGGCACCGAGGACGACGGCTTCCCCCTGCAGGCGTCCGGGTACACCGGAGACGCCGGGGACGCTCTGGCGTCCCACAGCGGCGTCAAGTTCAGCACCTTCGACAAAGACAACGACGGGTCGGGGGAGAATTGTGCGGAGGCGTACGGCGGCGGGTGGTGGTACAACAGCTGCCAGGCGGCTAACTTAAACGGGATTTATCACAAAGGAACATACGacccagaaacaaacacaccttACAAAACTGCGAACGGCGTGGTGTGGCCCACGTTTAAACCGGCCACTTACAGCCTGAAGGCGGCGCGGATGTTCATCCGACCTGCGACCTTTTGA